A part of Paenibacillus sp. sptzw28 genomic DNA contains:
- a CDS encoding acetoin utilization protein AcuC, whose translation MTANAVFIQHTGAARYKFNENHPFHPQRLTLASDLLEAAGALEAGHKIQSSAAEDELLQLVHRSDYIEAVRQLSKDTPGDEWVFQAERYGLRSEDTPYFPGMHDAAAEIVGGSVLAADLVMTGQALHAYHMAGGLHHAFPDHGSGFCVYNDAAIAIARIRRLYGARVLYIDTDVHHGDGVQWAFYNDPDVCTYSIHETGKYLFPGTGFAHERGAEEGYGASFNVPVEPYTEDDSWLESFTDSIEKVAASFKPDIIVSQHGCDAHAFDPLSHMHCSMRIYQKMPAIIHRLAHRFASGRWIAVGGGGYDIWRVVPRAWALVWLEMTDHPIASLLAASGTNERLPESWLRRYRLECPDELPTHWLDDTSDWPPIPRRSEIEARNRQTTAIAVQDI comes from the coding sequence ATGACGGCAAATGCCGTATTTATCCAACATACAGGTGCAGCCCGATATAAATTCAATGAAAATCACCCGTTCCATCCTCAACGCCTGACGCTTGCTTCGGACCTGCTGGAAGCTGCAGGGGCGCTTGAGGCTGGACACAAAATTCAATCCTCAGCTGCTGAGGACGAGCTGCTGCAGCTTGTTCACCGCAGCGATTATATTGAAGCCGTGCGACAGCTCAGCAAGGACACACCCGGCGATGAATGGGTTTTTCAAGCTGAGCGCTATGGCTTGCGCTCTGAGGACACGCCTTATTTTCCAGGGATGCATGATGCGGCAGCGGAGATCGTCGGCGGCTCGGTGCTTGCTGCAGATCTCGTCATGACGGGACAGGCCCTGCATGCTTACCACATGGCCGGAGGGCTGCATCACGCCTTCCCGGATCATGGCTCCGGCTTCTGCGTCTATAACGACGCTGCAATAGCGATAGCTAGAATCAGAAGGCTTTACGGCGCTCGAGTTCTGTATATCGATACGGACGTACATCATGGTGACGGCGTTCAGTGGGCTTTTTACAACGACCCCGACGTTTGCACATACTCAATTCATGAGACGGGCAAATATCTCTTTCCCGGTACCGGATTCGCTCACGAACGAGGTGCGGAGGAGGGTTATGGGGCCAGCTTTAATGTCCCCGTCGAGCCCTATACCGAGGACGATTCCTGGCTCGAGAGCTTCACGGATTCCATCGAGAAGGTCGCAGCCTCGTTTAAGCCGGACATAATCGTGAGCCAGCATGGATGCGATGCCCACGCTTTCGACCCGCTTTCTCATATGCACTGCAGTATGCGTATTTATCAGAAGATGCCTGCCATTATTCATCGTCTGGCCCACCGGTTTGCCAGCGGACGCTGGATTGCAGTCGGCGGGGGCGGATATGACATATGGCGCGTTGTACCGCGCGCTTGGGCGCTCGTATGGCTCGAGATGACGGACCATCCAATTGCTTCCTTACTCGCAGCAAGCGGAACTAACGAACGTCTGCCGGAGTCCTGGCTGAGACGTTACCGTCTTGAATGTCCGGATGAACTCCCCACCCACTGGCTGGATGATACGAGCGACTGGCCGCCTATACCCCGGCGTTCGGAAATCGAAGCCCGTAACCGGCAGACAACGGCGATCGCAGTTCAAGATATATAG
- a CDS encoding GNAT family N-acetyltransferase, whose protein sequence is MEHRKMMHTQRLPYLNRELVIEGPIPADVLSRLVLHPDLDAFRRPNEQHKALIEIAELEEGRIIAARDGETVIGYVTFHYPDEMERWSEGGMEDLIELGAVEVADDYRSLGLGKRMIRTAFEGSQLENAIVFTTEYYWHWDLEGTGLNVWDYRSMMEKLMQSVGMIWFATDDPEICAHPANCLMVRIGKEVPLSSVEQFDRVRFRQRFMY, encoded by the coding sequence TTGGAACATCGGAAAATGATGCATACGCAGCGTCTCCCCTACCTTAACCGGGAACTGGTTATCGAGGGACCGATACCCGCGGATGTCCTCTCACGGCTTGTGCTTCATCCGGATCTGGACGCTTTTCGAAGGCCTAATGAGCAGCACAAGGCGCTGATTGAAATCGCAGAGCTGGAAGAAGGCCGCATCATCGCGGCACGGGACGGTGAGACGGTGATAGGATACGTAACCTTCCATTATCCGGACGAAATGGAGCGCTGGTCGGAGGGCGGCATGGAGGATTTAATCGAGCTTGGAGCTGTCGAGGTAGCCGACGATTACCGGTCGCTCGGGCTTGGCAAGCGAATGATCCGAACCGCGTTTGAAGGATCCCAGCTCGAGAATGCAATCGTATTCACGACTGAATATTATTGGCATTGGGACTTGGAGGGGACGGGACTCAATGTCTGGGACTACCGTTCCATGATGGAGAAGCTGATGCAATCCGTCGGGATGATCTGGTTCGCGACAGACGACCCGGAGATTTGCGCCCATCCGGCCAACTGCTTGATGGTTCGGATCGGCAAGGAAGTACCTCTCTCTTCTGTGGAACAATTTGACCGCGTCCGTTTTCGGCAGCGGTTCATGTATTGA
- the acsA gene encoding acetate--CoA ligase: MVDMHQERIPATASGSNMKSYEETVEQFSFEQIEQQFSWHTTGKVNMAYEAIDRHLEQGRGDKIALYYSDTARDESYTFEQLSKQSNRFANVLRGLGIGKGERIFIFMPRTPELYFSLLGSLKVGAVVGPLFEAFMETAVKDRLQDSGAAAIVTTPSLLSRIPRDQLPELKHIIVFGDGVQAGDGIVDYNAEMAEASEEAEIEWLGREDGLLIHYTSGSTGKPKGVFHAQNAMIQHYYTGRVVLDLQPDDIYWCTADPGWVTGTSYGIFAPWLNGATNVIRGGRFSPQDWYGTIKKYGVTVWYSAPTAFRMLMGAGDDVVRQFDLSSLRHVLSVGEPLNPEVVRWGLKVYNQRIHDTWWMTETGAQLICNYPSMDIKPGSMGRPLPGVQAAIIDDTGNEVPPYRMGNLAIKTPWPSMMRKIWNNPSKYEEYFRIPGWYVSGDSAYMDEDGYFWFQGRIDDVINTSGERVGPFEVESKLVEHPAVAEAGVIGKPDPMRGEIIKAFVALREGYYPSEELKADISKFVKEGLSAHAAPREIEFKEKLPKTRSGKIMRRVLKAWELNLPTGDLSTIED; this comes from the coding sequence ATGGTAGACATGCATCAAGAACGGATCCCGGCGACGGCATCCGGCTCCAACATGAAAAGCTATGAAGAAACGGTTGAACAGTTCAGTTTTGAACAAATCGAACAGCAGTTTTCCTGGCATACCACAGGTAAAGTCAACATGGCCTATGAAGCGATTGACCGCCACCTGGAGCAAGGGCGAGGCGATAAAATCGCACTTTATTATAGCGACACGGCGAGAGACGAATCCTATACATTTGAACAGCTGTCAAAGCAGTCGAACCGTTTCGCCAATGTGCTTCGCGGACTTGGTATCGGAAAGGGCGAGCGGATCTTTATTTTCATGCCGCGTACGCCTGAGCTCTACTTCAGCTTGCTGGGATCACTCAAGGTAGGCGCCGTTGTCGGACCTTTATTCGAAGCGTTTATGGAAACCGCCGTCAAGGACCGGCTGCAGGACAGCGGTGCTGCGGCGATCGTAACGACACCTTCGCTGCTGTCCCGGATTCCTCGCGATCAGCTCCCCGAGCTCAAGCATATCATTGTTTTCGGCGATGGCGTCCAAGCAGGAGACGGGATTGTTGACTACAATGCCGAGATGGCCGAAGCTTCCGAGGAAGCGGAGATTGAATGGCTTGGCAGGGAAGACGGACTTCTGATTCATTATACCTCCGGTTCAACAGGAAAGCCCAAAGGCGTATTCCATGCGCAAAATGCCATGATCCAGCACTATTACACCGGACGCGTCGTACTTGACCTGCAGCCTGACGACATTTACTGGTGCACAGCCGACCCGGGGTGGGTGACGGGTACTTCTTACGGTATTTTTGCTCCTTGGCTTAACGGCGCGACGAACGTTATACGCGGAGGACGGTTCAGCCCGCAGGATTGGTATGGGACTATTAAAAAGTACGGAGTGACGGTCTGGTACAGCGCTCCGACGGCATTCCGGATGTTAATGGGCGCAGGGGACGATGTTGTCCGTCAATTCGACTTATCCAGCTTGCGGCACGTGCTCAGCGTCGGCGAGCCGCTTAATCCCGAAGTTGTGCGCTGGGGCCTCAAAGTGTACAACCAGCGGATCCACGATACGTGGTGGATGACGGAAACGGGGGCGCAGCTCATCTGCAATTATCCGAGCATGGATATTAAGCCCGGCTCGATGGGACGTCCTCTGCCGGGCGTGCAGGCGGCGATTATTGACGATACCGGTAATGAGGTCCCGCCTTACCGGATGGGAAACCTGGCGATTAAGACGCCATGGCCGTCCATGATGCGTAAGATTTGGAATAATCCGTCCAAATACGAAGAATATTTCCGTATTCCGGGCTGGTATGTCTCAGGAGACTCCGCTTATATGGATGAGGACGGTTACTTCTGGTTCCAAGGCCGAATTGATGATGTCATCAACACTTCCGGCGAACGGGTAGGTCCCTTTGAGGTCGAGAGCAAGCTCGTGGAGCATCCTGCGGTAGCGGAAGCAGGTGTGATCGGCAAGCCTGACCCGATGCGAGGCGAAATCATCAAAGCATTTGTAGCGCTTCGCGAAGGTTATTATCCATCTGAAGAGCTGAAGGCCGATATATCCAAATTCGTTAAAGAAGGTCTTTCCGCGCATGCCGCACCGCGCGAGATCGAGTTTAAAGAGAAGCTGCCGAAGACACGAAGCGGGAAGATTATGCGCCGGGTTCTGAAGGCATGGGAATTAAACCTTCCAACCGGAGATTTGTCTACGATCGAGGATTGA